One window of the Rosa rugosa chromosome 3, drRosRugo1.1, whole genome shotgun sequence genome contains the following:
- the LOC133739527 gene encoding B3 domain-containing protein Os01g0234100-like isoform X3: protein MFENVDNPEDSSVKIQVEEIKAKIGVEAPIFVKAMQPSNVASGFLLALPKQFCHSHLPSHDATIILEDESGEKYRTKFIVQKDKSILSSGWRRFCFANKLVVGDVLVFHLVRPLKFKVYIMGTHSLAEVEAAFSLLKFGSCTKQTAFEEISPMPLPKDVCQVHIDEKTSLTLDSNAALIDEEYNEEFGFNILEDVGLPIPATDFGDVENTKDFTILVNGVSINSCLSEEIRNRYYDLCCSQRSFLHNHLLESINGPNRL from the exons ATGTTCGAGAATGTTGACAATCCTGAAGATTCTTCAGTCAAAATCCAAGTTGAAGAGATCAAAGCAAAAATAGGAGTGGAAGCCCCCATCTTTGTGAAGGCTATGCAGCCATCAAATGTTGCCAGTGGCTTTTTGTTG GCATTGCCTAAGCAATTCTGCCATTCGCATTTGCCATCCCATGATGCAACAATAATTTTAGAAGATGAAAGCGGGGAGAAATACAGAACAAAGTTTATTGTGCAAAAGGACAAGAGCATACTGAGTAGTGGATGGAGAAGGTTTTGCTTTGCTAACAAGTTAGTTGTTGGTGATGTTTTAGTATTCCATTTGGTCAGGCCTTTAAAGTTCAAG GTGTACATAATGGGAACACATAGTTTAGCTGAAGTGGAAGCGGCTTTCAGCCTCTTGAAGTTCGGTTCCTGCACCAAACAAACAGCTTTTG AGGAGATAAGTCCAATGCCTCTTCCAAAAGATGTCTGTCAAGTTCATATTGATGAGAAGACAAGTTTGACATTAGATTCTAATGCTGCACTGATAGATGAGGAGTACAATGAAGAATTTGGCTTCAACATTTTAGAAGATGTTGGACTTCCAATACCAGCTACTGATTTTGGTGATGTTGAAAATACCAAGGATTTTACCATTCTCGTGAATGGTGTGAGTATAAATTCTTGTCTCTCCGAAGAGATCAGAAATAGGTATTATGATCTATGCTGCTCGCAAAGGTCATTTCTGCACAACCATCTCCTCGAAAGTATTAATG GACCAAACAGGCTCTGA
- the LOC133739527 gene encoding B3 domain-containing protein Os01g0234100-like isoform X1 codes for MFENVDNPEDSSVKIQVEEIKAKIGVEAPIFVKAMQPSNVASGFLLALPKQFCHSHLPSHDATIILEDESGEKYRTKFIVQKDKSILSSGWRRFCFANKLVVGDVLVFHLVRPLKFKVYIMGTHSLAEVEAAFSLLKFGSCTKQTAFEEISPMPLPKDVCQVHIDEKTSLTLDSNAALIDEEYNEEFGFNILEDVGLPIPATDFGDVENTKDFTILVNGVSINSCLSEEIRNRYYDLCCSQRSFLHNHLLESINGKLAAEIITETINIANAIRACRLSTPHGAYVLWEKTLDAFEILGMNVGFLRARLKRLLSLSFRTKQALIRKSKEAKLEQARAKDKVITLESKYWKWKERMVSADAKIEALKEVAERRELFFQEEAVAPWG; via the exons ATGTTCGAGAATGTTGACAATCCTGAAGATTCTTCAGTCAAAATCCAAGTTGAAGAGATCAAAGCAAAAATAGGAGTGGAAGCCCCCATCTTTGTGAAGGCTATGCAGCCATCAAATGTTGCCAGTGGCTTTTTGTTG GCATTGCCTAAGCAATTCTGCCATTCGCATTTGCCATCCCATGATGCAACAATAATTTTAGAAGATGAAAGCGGGGAGAAATACAGAACAAAGTTTATTGTGCAAAAGGACAAGAGCATACTGAGTAGTGGATGGAGAAGGTTTTGCTTTGCTAACAAGTTAGTTGTTGGTGATGTTTTAGTATTCCATTTGGTCAGGCCTTTAAAGTTCAAG GTGTACATAATGGGAACACATAGTTTAGCTGAAGTGGAAGCGGCTTTCAGCCTCTTGAAGTTCGGTTCCTGCACCAAACAAACAGCTTTTG AGGAGATAAGTCCAATGCCTCTTCCAAAAGATGTCTGTCAAGTTCATATTGATGAGAAGACAAGTTTGACATTAGATTCTAATGCTGCACTGATAGATGAGGAGTACAATGAAGAATTTGGCTTCAACATTTTAGAAGATGTTGGACTTCCAATACCAGCTACTGATTTTGGTGATGTTGAAAATACCAAGGATTTTACCATTCTCGTGAATGGTGTGAGTATAAATTCTTGTCTCTCCGAAGAGATCAGAAATAGGTATTATGATCTATGCTGCTCGCAAAGGTCATTTCTGCACAACCATCTCCTCGAAAGTATTAATGGTAAGTTAGCTGCTGAAATAATAACCGAAACTATTAACATCGCTAATGCCATTAGAGCTTGCAGGCTTTCCACCCCCCATGGTGCTTATGTATTGTGGGAGAAGACTTTAGATGCCTTTGAGATTTTGGGTATGAATGTTGGATTCTTACGTGCTCGGCTGAAGCGGCTTCTGAGCCTTTCTTTCAGGACCAAACAGGCTCTGATAAGGAAATCAAAGGAGGCTAAACTTGAGCAAGCTCGTGCAAAGGACAAGGTGATAACTCTTGAATCCAAGTATTGGAAATGGAAAGAGAGGATGGTAAGTGCTGATGCTAAGATAGAGGCTCTAAAGGAAGTTGCAGAGAGGCGTGAACTTTTCTTCCAGGAAGAGGCTGTTGCTCCATGGGGATGA
- the LOC133739527 gene encoding B3 domain-containing protein Os01g0234100-like isoform X2, with the protein MFENVDNPEDSSVKIQVEEIKAKIGVEAPIFVKAMQPSNVASGFLLALPKQFCHSHLPSHDATIILEDESGEKYRTKFIVQKDKSILSSGWRRFCFANKLVVGDVLVFHLVRPLKFKVYIMGTHSLAEVEAAFSLLKFGSCTKQTAFEEISPMPLPKDVCQVHIDEKTSLTLDSNAALIDEEYNEEFGFNILEDVGLPIPATDFGDVENTKDFTILVNGVSINSCLSEEIRNRYYDLCCSQRSFLHNHLLESINGFPPPMVLMYCGRRL; encoded by the exons ATGTTCGAGAATGTTGACAATCCTGAAGATTCTTCAGTCAAAATCCAAGTTGAAGAGATCAAAGCAAAAATAGGAGTGGAAGCCCCCATCTTTGTGAAGGCTATGCAGCCATCAAATGTTGCCAGTGGCTTTTTGTTG GCATTGCCTAAGCAATTCTGCCATTCGCATTTGCCATCCCATGATGCAACAATAATTTTAGAAGATGAAAGCGGGGAGAAATACAGAACAAAGTTTATTGTGCAAAAGGACAAGAGCATACTGAGTAGTGGATGGAGAAGGTTTTGCTTTGCTAACAAGTTAGTTGTTGGTGATGTTTTAGTATTCCATTTGGTCAGGCCTTTAAAGTTCAAG GTGTACATAATGGGAACACATAGTTTAGCTGAAGTGGAAGCGGCTTTCAGCCTCTTGAAGTTCGGTTCCTGCACCAAACAAACAGCTTTTG AGGAGATAAGTCCAATGCCTCTTCCAAAAGATGTCTGTCAAGTTCATATTGATGAGAAGACAAGTTTGACATTAGATTCTAATGCTGCACTGATAGATGAGGAGTACAATGAAGAATTTGGCTTCAACATTTTAGAAGATGTTGGACTTCCAATACCAGCTACTGATTTTGGTGATGTTGAAAATACCAAGGATTTTACCATTCTCGTGAATGGTGTGAGTATAAATTCTTGTCTCTCCGAAGAGATCAGAAATAGGTATTATGATCTATGCTGCTCGCAAAGGTCATTTCTGCACAACCATCTCCTCGAAAGTATTAATG GCTTTCCACCCCCCATGGTGCTTATGTATTGTGGGAGAAGACTTTAG